A single Campylobacter concisus DNA region contains:
- a CDS encoding YopX family protein, giving the protein MREIKFRAFLCSSQRLLNGITLGYKKFPRGIYEIIYINLASETVTLWSEKEQTSFEVSFRKVKIMQYTGLKDKNGKEIYEGDIVKFNSCAPYPLDNNLEDGQMGTIVFFLSEFLVKPLNDDGPNFILNELGDWVVIGNIYENKELLNE; this is encoded by the coding sequence ATGAGAGAGATTAAATTTAGAGCATTTTTATGCTCCAGCCAAAGATTATTAAACGGGATAACGTTAGGATATAAAAAATTTCCGAGGGGAATATATGAAATAATATATATAAATCTCGCGAGCGAAACAGTTACGCTTTGGAGTGAAAAAGAGCAAACAAGTTTCGAGGTCTCTTTTCGCAAAGTTAAGATTATGCAATATACTGGTCTAAAGGACAAAAACGGCAAAGAAATTTATGAGGGCGATATTGTCAAATTTAATTCATGCGCCCCTTACCCGCTAGATAATAATTTAGAAGATGGACAAATGGGAACTATTGTGTTTTTCTTATCAGAGTTCTTGGTAAAGCCCCTAAATGATGATGGTCCTAATTTTATCCTAAACGAGCTTGGCGATTGGGTAGTCATCGGTAATATTTACGAAAACAAGGAGTTGCTAAATGAGTAG
- a CDS encoding tyrosine-type recombinase/integrase has translation MPKLSRQLTITQFKNLKAKEKPYFISDGDNLLIKIMPNGTKFFMYEFRENGKRHRLTLGKYDEISLSEARDKRSELRSKLNQGESLTQTAEKTKFKAVFEAWYKTKSKLSEKQQFWVKRRFETLLLPKLGEMDIKEISRRDIIAAISPLLEDEKLETADRVLSILNGFFKYALLHEYVDHNIIADIDKKTLLGRREVKHFAYLKNDDEIRAVLMAIRDYFGDIRVKTCAIFQLYTAVRGQNARNAKWSQIDFENCLWHIPADEMKMAKPHEVFLSKSVINLLKTYRERLPLKSELIFPSIKSNVAPLSDNTIRIMLRNLGFNKETVTPHGFRATFSTIANENIDKHGCNSDVIELCLAHVESNKVKDAYNHAKNLKARAKLMQWWSDYLDSLGGFA, from the coding sequence ATGCCTAAGTTATCACGCCAATTAACGATCACACAGTTTAAAAATCTAAAAGCCAAAGAGAAGCCATATTTTATCAGCGACGGTGATAACCTGCTAATTAAGATAATGCCAAATGGCACAAAGTTTTTTATGTACGAGTTTAGAGAAAACGGAAAGCGGCACCGCCTAACTCTTGGGAAATACGATGAAATAAGCCTAAGCGAAGCAAGAGATAAAAGAAGTGAGCTAAGATCAAAACTCAATCAAGGCGAGAGCCTAACACAAACAGCAGAAAAAACAAAATTTAAAGCAGTTTTTGAAGCGTGGTATAAAACAAAAAGTAAGTTGAGTGAGAAGCAGCAGTTTTGGGTAAAAAGGCGGTTTGAAACGTTATTATTGCCAAAACTTGGCGAAATGGATATAAAAGAGATAAGCAGAAGAGACATAATAGCTGCCATTAGCCCACTACTAGAGGATGAAAAACTAGAAACAGCCGATAGAGTGTTAAGTATATTAAACGGCTTTTTCAAATATGCTCTATTGCACGAGTATGTAGATCACAATATAATAGCAGATATTGACAAAAAAACTCTACTAGGGCGTAGAGAAGTGAAACATTTTGCATACTTAAAAAATGATGATGAAATAAGAGCCGTATTAATGGCGATAAGAGATTATTTTGGAGATATAAGAGTAAAAACATGTGCGATATTTCAACTATATACCGCAGTAAGAGGGCAAAACGCTAGAAATGCCAAGTGGTCGCAGATAGATTTTGAAAATTGCCTTTGGCATATCCCAGCAGACGAGATGAAAATGGCAAAGCCCCACGAAGTGTTTTTAAGTAAAAGTGTAATCAACCTATTAAAAACATATCGTGAGCGCTTGCCTTTAAAAAGTGAGTTAATTTTTCCGTCCATAAAATCAAACGTCGCTCCGTTAAGTGATAATACTATCCGCATAATGCTTAGAAATTTAGGCTTTAACAAAGAGACGGTAACGCCACACGGCTTTAGAGCTACGTTTAGCACGATCGCCAACGAAAACATTGATAAGCACGGCTGCAATAGTGATGTTATCGAGCTTTGCCTCGCTCACGTTGAAAGTAACAAGGTTAAAGACGCATACAACCACGCCAAAAACCTAAAAGCAAGAGCTAAGCTTATGCAGTGGTGGAGTGATTATTTAGATAGCTTGGGTGGCTTTGCCTGA
- a CDS encoding helix-turn-helix transcriptional regulator, which produces MSDTFITRDEALKELGISARSLYDKVKQGAIIANKINSRVIYYSLKSIRAYKSGKATQAI; this is translated from the coding sequence ATGAGCGATACATTTATTACGCGCGATGAAGCCTTAAAAGAGCTAGGCATCTCTGCACGATCACTTTATGACAAAGTGAAACAAGGTGCAATAATCGCCAACAAAATAAACTCCAGGGTAATTTATTACTCCCTAAAATCTATACGTGCCTACAAATCAGGCAAAGCCACCCAAGCTATCTAA
- a CDS encoding DUF411 domain-containing protein, translating to MKKLAFLALGFFATFAFAADMKVYKSPTCGCCTSWGEAMQKAGFSEEVIKVDDIAKVKKEFNVPLELSSCHTAIVDGYVVEGHVPADEVKRLLELKPKDVVGIAVPGMPMESQGMEQGSKAEQYDVILFKKDGSQEIFATYIGTKKLR from the coding sequence ATGAAGAAATTAGCATTTTTGGCTCTTGGCTTTTTTGCAACATTTGCGTTCGCGGCTGATATGAAGGTCTATAAAAGCCCAACTTGTGGATGCTGTACTAGTTGGGGTGAGGCGATGCAGAAGGCTGGATTTAGCGAAGAGGTCATAAAAGTAGATGATATAGCTAAAGTTAAGAAAGAATTTAACGTACCGCTAGAGCTTTCAAGCTGCCATACAGCTATCGTTGATGGCTACGTCGTTGAAGGTCACGTTCCAGCCGATGAGGTAAAGCGCCTACTAGAGCTTAAGCCAAAAGATGTAGTTGGTATCGCAGTACCTGGCATGCCGATGGAGAGTCAAGGCATGGAACAAGGCAGTAAAGCCGAGCAATACGATGTTATTTTATTTAAAAAAGATGGCTCACAAGAAATTTTTGCCACTTATATTGGCACAAAAAAACTAAGATAA
- a CDS encoding Fe-S-containing hydro-lyase encodes MSEVKRITAPFDKEVVKSLKAGDNVLISGTIIAARDAAHKALTETLARGEKLPVELKGETIYYVGPTPAKPNQAIGAAGPTTSGRMDKYTPTMINEVGINGMIGKGYRSDAVVDAMKKSCCVYMVAIGGIGALISQSIKKYEVLAYPELGPEAVARLTVEDFPAIVAIDCEGNNFYEVGQAPYKKI; translated from the coding sequence ATGTCAGAAGTAAAAAGAATAACAGCACCATTTGATAAAGAGGTAGTAAAAAGCCTAAAAGCAGGCGATAACGTCCTAATATCAGGCACTATCATAGCAGCTCGTGACGCTGCACATAAGGCACTTACTGAAACATTGGCGCGCGGAGAGAAGCTACCAGTTGAACTAAAGGGTGAGACTATCTACTATGTCGGACCAACTCCAGCTAAACCAAATCAAGCTATCGGCGCAGCAGGCCCAACAACAAGCGGCAGAATGGATAAATACACCCCAACTATGATAAATGAAGTTGGTATAAATGGTATGATCGGTAAAGGCTACAGGAGTGACGCAGTAGTCGATGCTATGAAAAAATCATGCTGTGTTTATATGGTTGCTATCGGTGGTATCGGAGCGCTCATTAGCCAAAGTATCAAAAAATATGAGGTACTGGCTTATCCAGAACTAGGACCAGAGGCAGTTGCAAGGCTTACAGTTGAGGATTTCCCAGCAATAGTTGCCATTGACTGCGAGGGCAATAACTTCTACGAAGTTGGCCAAGCTCCTTACAAAAAGATATAA
- a CDS encoding putative transporter gives MFSSFFKDKKWARWAYGGALFIILLLVYQTHLNVRINEWYKNFYDIVQNSKDHDVSEFWREIFNFIKIAMPYVVTYTVISFFASHWVFRWREAMTFRYLKFWQNCKSDIEGSSQRIQEDVYRFAKIMESLGVQVLRAIMTLIAFIPVLWELSKSVSLPYIKDIEGSLVYIALIISIGGLIISWFVGIKLPHIEYNNQKAEAAFRKELVYGEDDKSKFCQPNIMLELFTGVKLNYYKLFLHYGYFNLWLISFSQILVIVPYIIMGNGLFSGVITLGVLIQASNAFSQVRESFSVFIDNWTTITELRSVNKRLREFERNINYKA, from the coding sequence ATGTTTTCATCATTTTTTAAAGATAAAAAATGGGCACGCTGGGCTTATGGCGGGGCACTATTTATCATCTTGCTACTTGTTTATCAAACTCATTTAAATGTCCGCATTAACGAGTGGTATAAAAATTTCTACGACATCGTGCAAAACTCAAAAGATCATGATGTAAGTGAGTTTTGGCGAGAAATTTTTAACTTTATAAAAATCGCTATGCCTTACGTCGTGACTTATACTGTGATCTCGTTTTTTGCTAGCCACTGGGTCTTTCGCTGGAGAGAGGCGATGACGTTTAGATATCTAAAATTTTGGCAAAACTGCAAAAGTGACATCGAAGGTAGTTCGCAGCGTATCCAAGAAGATGTCTACCGCTTTGCCAAAATAATGGAAAGCCTTGGCGTGCAGGTTTTAAGAGCGATCATGACGCTAATTGCCTTTATACCAGTGCTTTGGGAGCTAAGTAAGAGTGTGAGTTTACCTTACATCAAAGATATCGAAGGCTCACTTGTTTATATCGCTTTAATAATTAGCATCGGTGGCTTAATTATTTCGTGGTTTGTGGGCATTAAACTCCCGCATATCGAGTATAACAACCAAAAAGCAGAAGCGGCGTTTAGAAAAGAGCTAGTTTACGGCGAAGATGATAAGTCTAAATTTTGCCAACCAAACATCATGCTAGAGCTTTTTACGGGCGTAAAGTTAAATTACTACAAACTATTTTTGCACTACGGCTACTTTAACCTTTGGCTCATCTCATTTTCACAAATTCTTGTCATCGTACCTTATATCATTATGGGAAATGGCCTATTTAGCGGTGTTATAACGCTTGGTGTGCTTATACAAGCTAGCAACGCTTTCTCGCAAGTCAGAGAGAGTTTTAGCGTCTTTATCGACAACTGGACGACGATAACAGAGCTAAGATCTGTAAATAAACGTTTGAGAGAATTTGAGAGAAATATAAACTATAAGGCGTAA
- a CDS encoding DUF736 family protein: MINMPFLRPIECGLIPTPDEELAKNQNAPIYKIVLFKPKNYEGARQIIGGIWNAVSNDGKINYFKGHIETPLVAGGRIYLALFTPKEPNGLMLEATWSAPKRNNNSHTPQASESASDEIDVSQYCDSDEIPF; encoded by the coding sequence ATGATAAACATGCCCTTTTTACGCCCTATTGAGTGTGGGCTGATCCCAACTCCTGATGAGGAGCTAGCTAAAAATCAAAACGCCCCAATATATAAAATAGTGCTTTTTAAACCTAAAAATTACGAGGGAGCAAGGCAAATTATAGGCGGTATATGGAACGCGGTAAGCAATGACGGAAAGATAAATTATTTTAAAGGGCATATAGAAACGCCTCTAGTAGCTGGCGGTCGCATTTATTTAGCGTTATTTACTCCAAAAGAACCTAATGGGTTAATGCTTGAAGCTACTTGGAGCGCACCAAAAAGAAACAATAACTCCCACACGCCACAAGCTAGCGAGAGTGCAAGCGATGAAATAGATGTTAGCCAATATTGCGATAGCGATGAAATACCATTTTAA
- a CDS encoding hemolysin family protein, with the protein MVILAIVFILLNAFFVLSEFSLVKVRKSRLEELIKEKKPNAQLAFEMSNKLDTYLSATQLGITLSSLALGWIGEPAVARLIEAPLKNFFNFSDILVHTVGFAIAFTLITLLHVVMGELVPKSVAIAKAETSVLKIARPLHFFWVLFSPVIKLFDILATIGLKILGIQPAKENELAHSEEEIKIIVGESLKGGVLDSFETEIIKNAVDFSDTVAKEIMTPRRDMICINKQKSFEENLQVVFESKYTRFPYIDGSKDIILGMIHIRDILQLHFSKDKEKSFDSIVRKFVIVPESLSISKVLVMMNKEQISAALVVDEYGGTAGLLTMEDIMEEVLGDFNDEHDEVDQHYKKINDNIYEFQGRYDLESVEEVLGISFDEETDQVTIGGYVFNLIGRLPVVGDKIEDENCYYEVRKMDGASISRVKVRKKIKNEEESIQS; encoded by the coding sequence ATGGTAATACTTGCCATTGTATTCATTTTACTAAATGCCTTTTTTGTTTTATCAGAATTTTCTCTTGTTAAAGTTCGTAAGTCTAGACTTGAAGAGCTTATCAAAGAGAAAAAGCCAAACGCTCAGCTTGCTTTCGAGATGTCGAACAAGCTTGATACTTATCTTAGTGCCACTCAGCTTGGTATCACACTAAGCTCACTTGCTCTTGGTTGGATCGGTGAGCCAGCAGTCGCAAGACTTATAGAAGCTCCACTTAAAAATTTCTTCAACTTTAGCGATATATTAGTTCATACGGTTGGTTTTGCGATTGCATTTACGCTCATTACGCTACTTCATGTTGTAATGGGTGAGCTTGTGCCAAAGTCAGTTGCTATCGCAAAGGCTGAGACTTCAGTACTAAAAATTGCTCGCCCACTTCACTTTTTCTGGGTTCTGTTTTCGCCTGTAATTAAGCTTTTTGATATTTTAGCGACCATTGGACTTAAAATTTTAGGTATCCAGCCAGCTAAAGAAAATGAGCTAGCGCACTCTGAAGAAGAGATAAAAATCATCGTTGGTGAGAGCTTAAAGGGCGGCGTGCTTGATAGCTTTGAGACTGAGATCATTAAAAATGCAGTCGATTTTAGTGACACAGTTGCAAAAGAGATCATGACGCCAAGGCGCGATATGATCTGCATAAATAAACAAAAGAGCTTTGAAGAGAATTTGCAAGTCGTATTTGAATCAAAATACACTCGCTTTCCTTATATAGACGGCTCAAAAGATATCATTTTGGGCATGATACACATTAGAGATATTTTGCAGCTCCACTTTAGTAAAGATAAAGAGAAGAGTTTTGATTCAATTGTTCGTAAATTTGTCATCGTGCCTGAGAGCCTTTCTATTTCAAAAGTGCTTGTAATGATGAATAAAGAGCAAATTTCGGCTGCACTCGTAGTTGATGAATATGGCGGCACAGCCGGACTTCTTACGATGGAAGATATAATGGAAGAGGTGCTTGGTGATTTTAATGACGAGCATGATGAAGTCGATCAGCACTACAAAAAGATAAATGACAATATTTATGAATTTCAAGGCAGATACGATCTAGAGAGCGTTGAAGAGGTTCTTGGTATAAGCTTTGATGAAGAGACAGATCAAGTTACAATCGGTGGATATGTCTTCAACTTAATCGGTCGTTTGCCAGTTGTGGGCGATAAGATCGAGGATGAAAACTGCTACTACGAAGTAAGAAAGATGGATGGAGCTAGTATCTCACGCGTAAAAGTTAGAAAAAAGATAAAAAATGAAGAGGAGAGCATTCAATCTTAA
- a CDS encoding RidA family protein, which produces MKKQISTKNAPQAIGPYSQAISANGFLFISGQLGVTPAGEFAGSSVEAQAEQSLENLKNILTEVGLTFDNAVKTTIFLADMADFVKVNTVYAKFFKEPYPARSTVAVKTLPKDALVEIELIAAY; this is translated from the coding sequence ATGAAAAAACAAATCTCAACAAAAAATGCTCCACAAGCGATTGGGCCATATTCTCAAGCTATTAGCGCAAATGGATTTTTGTTTATCTCAGGTCAGCTTGGTGTCACACCAGCGGGTGAGTTTGCAGGTAGTAGCGTAGAGGCCCAAGCTGAGCAATCACTTGAAAATTTAAAAAATATCTTGACTGAAGTAGGACTTACTTTTGATAATGCTGTAAAGACTACAATATTTCTAGCAGATATGGCGGATTTTGTTAAAGTAAATACTGTGTATGCTAAATTTTTTAAAGAGCCTTATCCTGCTAGAAGTACAGTAGCTGTTAAGACCTTGCCAAAAGACGCACTTGTGGAAATAGAGCTTATCGCGGCTTATTAA
- a CDS encoding M48 family metallopeptidase, producing MKKFLLTLLATSLLFTGCSSVTKAGVVGADRKQFMLVSSEAMEQSSAQAYVKTLTAARSKGELNVDPILTKRVQDIAKRLIAQTGVFRDDALKWKWQVNVINEDTLNAWCMPGGRIVVYSGIIKRLNLTDAQLAAVMGHEIAHALREHSREQASADQMKSIGIFAIATATGLGDLGANALNLASEYTISLPFSRSHETEADHIGTELMARAGYDPKEAVEVWVKMSKMSGGKVPEILSTHPSNESRIKDLKEIAAKLEPVYQAAKKG from the coding sequence ATGAAAAAATTTTTACTTACATTGTTAGCGACTAGCTTGCTCTTTACTGGCTGTTCAAGCGTTACAAAAGCAGGCGTTGTTGGTGCTGATCGTAAGCAATTTATGTTAGTCTCATCAGAAGCTATGGAGCAAAGCTCGGCCCAAGCCTACGTCAAGACGCTAACAGCTGCTAGAAGTAAAGGCGAGCTAAATGTCGATCCAATCCTTACAAAAAGAGTTCAAGATATCGCTAAAAGGCTCATCGCTCAAACTGGTGTTTTTAGAGATGACGCTCTAAAATGGAAGTGGCAAGTAAATGTTATTAACGAGGATACGCTAAATGCTTGGTGTATGCCAGGTGGCAGGATAGTCGTTTATAGTGGCATCATAAAAAGGCTAAATTTAACAGATGCACAGCTAGCTGCAGTCATGGGACACGAGATCGCACACGCTCTTAGGGAGCACAGCAGAGAGCAAGCAAGTGCTGATCAGATGAAAAGTATCGGCATCTTTGCAATAGCTACAGCTACTGGCCTTGGCGATCTTGGAGCTAATGCTCTAAATTTAGCTAGCGAATACACCATATCTCTGCCATTTTCACGATCTCACGAAACTGAGGCTGATCATATCGGTACTGAGCTAATGGCAAGAGCCGGATACGATCCAAAAGAAGCGGTCGAAGTCTGGGTAAAAATGAGCAAGATGAGTGGCGGAAAGGTGCCTGAAATTTTAAGCACTCACCCATCAAATGAGAGCAGGATCAAGGACTTAAAAGAGATCGCAGCAAAGCTTGAGCCAGTATATCAAGCAGCCAAAAAAGGCTAG
- a CDS encoding sodium-dependent transporter translates to MSKKNFSSRWAFILACVGSAVGMANVWGFPYKLGTNGGAAFLLIYVFFIALFSYVGLSAEYAIGRRAKTGTLGSYKYAWQSRNLGVFGSIIGWLPLAGSLCIAIGYAVIIAYVLKALTQALTGSFMSVDTNVWFNSFALQDYSVLPYHFIIVVGTLLTLFFGAKSIEKTNQIMMPLFFVLFSILAINVAMLPNAFDGYKFLFIPDFSKLADPMVWVSAMGQAFFSLSITGSGMIVYGAYLSKDEDIVESAKTTAFFDTIAALVAALVMIPAVFAYAMDPAEGPKLLFVTLPKILQNMIGGQIFAIILFTAVIFGGITSLQNMFEVVAESLMHKFPFLNRFWTLTLLCAVCFGIGAFMEPISSWGPWMDFVSIYIIPIGAVIGAISWFWIIKKDEILDEINSGANKSYGNFWYFVGKFIYVPLTFLLCIIAVSKGISF, encoded by the coding sequence ATGAGCAAAAAGAATTTTTCATCGCGTTGGGCCTTTATATTGGCCTGTGTTGGATCAGCAGTTGGCATGGCAAATGTCTGGGGCTTTCCTTACAAACTTGGCACAAATGGCGGTGCAGCGTTTTTACTCATCTATGTTTTTTTCATAGCTCTTTTTTCATACGTTGGTCTAAGTGCGGAGTATGCGATTGGCAGACGTGCAAAAACTGGTACGCTTGGATCATATAAATATGCTTGGCAAAGTAGAAATTTAGGCGTATTTGGTAGTATTATTGGCTGGCTTCCGCTTGCTGGCTCACTTTGTATAGCCATCGGCTACGCAGTCATCATCGCCTACGTACTAAAAGCCCTTACTCAGGCGCTTACTGGCTCATTTATGAGCGTTGATACGAATGTTTGGTTTAACTCATTTGCACTTCAAGATTACTCAGTCTTGCCTTATCATTTTATCATCGTTGTTGGCACGCTTCTTACACTATTTTTTGGGGCAAAAAGTATTGAAAAAACAAATCAAATAATGATGCCACTGTTTTTCGTATTGTTTAGCATTTTGGCTATAAATGTCGCAATGCTACCAAATGCATTTGATGGATATAAATTCCTTTTTATCCCTGACTTTAGTAAGCTTGCAGACCCAATGGTATGGGTTTCTGCGATGGGTCAAGCCTTTTTCTCACTCTCTATCACAGGATCTGGCATGATAGTTTATGGGGCTTACCTTTCAAAAGATGAAGATATCGTTGAGAGTGCTAAAACTACGGCCTTTTTTGATACTATTGCGGCTCTTGTGGCGGCTCTTGTTATGATCCCAGCGGTCTTTGCCTATGCTATGGATCCAGCCGAAGGTCCAAAGCTACTTTTTGTAACGCTTCCAAAAATTTTACAAAATATGATCGGCGGTCAAATTTTTGCGATCATACTATTTACAGCAGTCATCTTTGGCGGTATCACCTCACTTCAAAATATGTTTGAGGTCGTGGCTGAGTCGCTTATGCATAAATTTCCGTTTCTTAATAGATTTTGGACACTCACGCTACTTTGTGCAGTTTGCTTTGGCATAGGAGCATTTATGGAGCCTATTAGCAGTTGGGGGCCTTGGATGGACTTTGTGTCGATCTATATTATTCCAATCGGTGCAGTAATCGGTGCTATTTCTTGGTTTTGGATTATTAAAAAAGATGAAATTTTAGATGAGATAAATTCTGGAGCAAATAAATCTTATGGTAACTTCTGGTATTTTGTTGGCAAATTTATCTACGTCCCGCTAACATTTCTACTTTGTATCATAGCCGTAAGTAAGGGAATTTCTTTTTAA
- a CDS encoding fumarate hydratase, translating into MRIINVKDIREVVAKLCKQACYVVTPDLKAAFTKAQSSESSSLGKDILGKILQNAKLAEEGVAPICQDTGMTVVFVQIGQDVHIEGGYIEDAINEGIAEGYTEGYLRKSVVAEPLFERKNTTNNTPAVIHTRIVPGDKLKIKVAPKGFGSENKSVLKMLVPADGIEGVKKVFLEAVKYAGPNACPPLTIGVGIGGTMDKAAILAKEAAVRSVDSKNSDPRYAKLEDELLELACKTGVGPQGLGGDTTAVKVNVEWYPTHIAGLPVAININCHAARHADAEL; encoded by the coding sequence ATGAGAATAATAAATGTAAAAGATATAAGAGAAGTCGTTGCCAAGCTTTGCAAACAGGCCTGTTATGTTGTGACGCCAGATTTAAAGGCTGCTTTTACAAAGGCTCAAAGTAGCGAAAGCTCGTCGCTTGGCAAAGATATTTTGGGCAAAATTTTACAAAATGCTAAGCTTGCGGAAGAGGGCGTTGCACCTATCTGCCAAGACACCGGTATGACGGTTGTTTTCGTGCAGATCGGCCAAGATGTGCATATTGAAGGTGGTTATATTGAAGATGCGATAAATGAGGGTATTGCGGAAGGCTACACTGAAGGTTATCTAAGAAAGTCAGTCGTTGCTGAGCCACTATTTGAGAGAAAAAATACCACAAATAACACTCCAGCTGTCATTCACACTAGAATCGTGCCAGGAGATAAGCTAAAGATAAAAGTAGCTCCAAAAGGGTTTGGTAGTGAGAATAAATCAGTTTTAAAAATGCTTGTGCCAGCTGATGGTATAGAGGGTGTAAAAAAAGTCTTTTTAGAAGCTGTAAAATATGCTGGACCAAACGCCTGTCCTCCACTAACAATAGGTGTTGGCATAGGCGGTACGATGGATAAGGCAGCAATTTTAGCAAAAGAGGCGGCAGTTCGTTCAGTCGATAGTAAAAATTCTGATCCAAGATATGCCAAATTAGAAGACGAGCTACTAGAGCTTGCTTGTAAAACCGGCGTTGGTCCTCAAGGGCTTGGTGGCGATACTACTGCCGTAAAAGTAAATGTCGAGTGGTATCCAACCCACATAGCAGGTCTTCCTGTTGCTATAAACATCAACTGCCACGCTGCGCGCCACGCAGATGCCGAGCTTTAA
- a CDS encoding PD-(D/E)XK nuclease-like domain-containing protein — protein sequence MLEISFDEAAEDNKNISNKEYHARPEISKSDLDLLARSPLHLKMKNELRSEPTKALLLGSAVHKLVLEPKDFSNEFCVEPDVDKRTKEGKAIYNDFLENLGDKPPLDLDIFGSAVEIANSVNSMRETAMFLRDGLAEQSYFSEINGVAVKCRPDFYNEKMGAVIDLKTTSDASASGFARSVASFNYHVQAAFYSDILRSLGKEVNYFLFIAVETKAPYFVGFYELDAAAIEQGRKTYLELLELYKYCRERDEWWGYAKKDGDKINAVQTLSLPAWKFYEQIA from the coding sequence ATGCTTGAAATTAGTTTTGATGAAGCGGCAGAAGACAACAAAAATATTAGTAATAAAGAATACCACGCACGCCCTGAAATATCAAAGAGTGACCTCGACCTACTTGCACGTAGCCCTTTGCACTTAAAAATGAAAAATGAGCTTAGGAGTGAGCCTACAAAGGCTTTGCTTCTAGGCTCTGCGGTGCATAAGCTAGTGTTAGAGCCAAAAGATTTTTCAAATGAGTTTTGCGTAGAGCCTGACGTTGATAAACGCACCAAAGAGGGCAAAGCGATCTATAACGATTTTTTAGAAAATTTAGGCGATAAACCCCCGCTTGATCTTGATATTTTTGGCTCAGCCGTAGAAATAGCAAACTCGGTTAATTCTATGCGTGAAACAGCTATGTTTTTAAGAGACGGACTGGCTGAACAAAGCTATTTTAGTGAGATAAATGGTGTTGCGGTTAAATGTCGCCCTGATTTTTATAATGAGAAAATGGGTGCAGTAATTGATCTAAAAACAACTTCTGACGCTTCGGCTAGTGGCTTTGCTAGATCGGTAGCTAGTTTTAATTATCACGTGCAAGCAGCGTTTTACAGCGATATTTTAAGAAGCTTAGGCAAAGAAGTAAATTATTTCTTGTTTATCGCCGTTGAAACGAAAGCCCCTTATTTTGTAGGCTTTTATGAGCTTGACGCCGCAGCAATAGAACAAGGACGGAAAACATATCTTGAATTGCTAGAGCTTTACAAATATTGCCGTGAGCGTGACGAGTGGTGGGGCTATGCAAAAAAAGACGGCGACAAGATAAATGCGGTGCAAACTTTGAGCCTGCCAGCGTGGAAATTTTACGAACAGATAGCATAA